AGGCCGGGCCACCTGGCGCTGCTGTCCAGCGGGATTGAGGATCTGTGAGCGAAATTTTCTTGGGAAGAGCCTCAGCCAGCGCCTCTTCATCAAGGGCTTCGAGGTACTCGCGCACTGCGCGGCTGCTGAGTTTTGGATCGTTCCAGTCGACCTCATCTCCCGCCACCCCACGTTGCCGGCTGGCATCCGCCTTGATGATGCTGGCGTCGACGGCGAAACCTTCACTCTTGACTAGGCCGGCTGCCATGCAACGCCGCAGCACCTCATTGAATAACCAGCGGAATAAATCGCTGTCACGAAAACGCCCATGGCGATTCTTCGAGAAGGTCGAGTGATTGGGGACTTCGTCTTCCAGACCCAGCCGGCAGAACCAGCGATAGGCCAGGTTCAGGTGCACCTCTTCGCACAATCGCCGCTCGGAACGAATGCCATAGCAGTAGCCGACGACCAGCATGCGCACCATCAACTCCGGGTCAATCGAGGGACGCCCGATGGGGCTATAGAAATCCGCTAGGTAGGCACGCAGATCACTGAGATCCAGGCACTGGTCGATGCTGCGCAGGAGATGTTGGGCCGGGACGTGATCTTCCAGGTTGAACGAGTAGAACAAGCGCTGCTGTCCTCCCGGTAACTGTCCCATCATGCTGTTCGCCCCCACGCTCGCTGACAACGCAATTTTGCCAACGGCATGGGAAGGCCGCTACTTTTTCAACAGAATCGGCCAAAAGCGGACGATTGCTGGCAGGTATTCAAGCTATGTCCCCAGGCCCTGGGGAAATAGCTTGGGGTTTGAGAAAGCCTGCTTAAGGTGGTCGTACACCAATCGCACCCGCTTCGATACAGGACCCTGCTGCGGGCGGTATATGAACAGATCCCATGGTGCTGGAGCGTGATCAGCCAAAACGGCAACCAGCTTTCCTGACCGCAGATGAGGCTCAGCCAGATAGGCAGGAATTTGGCCAAAACACATGCCTGCCAGGGTGGCTTCCAGTTCCGTATCTGGATCATCACAGATAAGCGCTGGCTGCCTGGGCGCGAACGTTTGCCCGTCGGCAAATAGCCAAGGCCAAGGGCGGCCATTTTTCCGGTCGATCAGGACTGAAAGTGGCAGCTTAGCTAAGGCATCCAAAGATTCAGGTGGTGTCTGTTGGCCTATGAGAGACGGGCACGCGACAACGTAAAACGGCACGGGAGCTAAGGCACGTGCAACGTAGCGCCGGTCGCGAATAACCCCCACCCGGATACCAATATCGATATGCGCTTCAACGGCATCAGTCATCTGATCTTCCAAGCGGAGATCGAATTGCAGGTCAGGATGTGCAGCGGCCAGGGGCTGAAGAAACGGTATTAGGAAGCGCCTGCCAATAGCATGTGGCGCCGTAATCCCCACCCTACCTGACAGCTCAGGCTCCGTCCTGTGCGACCGGAATAGCGTATCGAAATGATCCAGAGCTGACCTGGCATCTTTGGCGTAATCCTGACCGAAAGCAGTGATGCTCACCTGGCGGGTATTGCGGTGGAACAGTGATTCGCCAAGCTCAGCTTCCAGGGCTTGAATGGCTCGAGTCACCCCTTGTGGGGAGATGCCTAATCGAGTTGCCGCTTCGCGGAAGCTACCTGCCTCTGCTGCTGTGCAAAAAATCCTAACCATCTCCATGCGGTTAAGCATGTTGCCCCCCCCCCCCCCGTTTATTCCATTTTCAGGAATAGCATAATCCAATCATTTCCATTTATTGATATCAATCATGGGTCTAAAGTTTGCGCACTGCCAGGTTAACCAACCATGGCGAAGTATAAACCCGCCGACGAGGTTCTCAGCATGAGCAATAACATTTCTGGAAAAGTTGTCGTTATCACCGGTGCCAGTAGCGGCCTGGGTGAGGTTACTGCACGCCACCTTGCTGCGCTTGGCGCTCGCGTAGTGCTGGCTGCACGTCGCAAAGATAAACTCGACGCATTGGTGGCTGAGCTGACCAATGCAGGTGGTCAGGCAATCGCGTATCAGACCGATGTTACCTCTCAGGA
This genomic stretch from Halopseudomonas pelagia harbors:
- a CDS encoding LysR family transcriptional regulator — its product is MLNRMEMVRIFCTAAEAGSFREAATRLGISPQGVTRAIQALEAELGESLFHRNTRQVSITAFGQDYAKDARSALDHFDTLFRSHRTEPELSGRVGITAPHAIGRRFLIPFLQPLAAAHPDLQFDLRLEDQMTDAVEAHIDIGIRVGVIRDRRYVARALAPVPFYVVACPSLIGQQTPPESLDALAKLPLSVLIDRKNGRPWPWLFADGQTFAPRQPALICDDPDTELEATLAGMCFGQIPAYLAEPHLRSGKLVAVLADHAPAPWDLFIYRPQQGPVSKRVRLVYDHLKQAFSNPKLFPQGLGT